In Sulfuracidifex metallicus DSM 6482 = JCM 9184, a single window of DNA contains:
- the dnaG gene encoding DNA primase DnaG, which produces MKYNIKLKFQVDGIVEKTDVIGAIFGQTENLFGDEFDLRELQDKGRLGRITVEIYPKGNKADGEVIIPSNLDRIETALIASMVESVEKVGPYNSKFELVEVEDIRAEKLKKIIDRAKDILTVWNREKNLDIKEVLNEISSAVKVGEITEFGPDRLPAGPDADKDPNLIIVEGRADIINLLRYGYRNTVAVGGANSQIPDSLVTLSKNKRVVIAFLDGDHGGDLILKELISHNVKVDYVARAPVGREVEELTGKEIAKALSNMVPLQQYLKRQESSSATPVLQISEPAQVAVQTVVQQTVEKKPEQISLSIPPQILEEIKKLPGTLEGVMYNEAWEPIEKVQVRDIIPKLESSEDGKVSYIIFDGVITQRLLDLASDKNVKLLAGARIGGVNKRPKNVTLLTFSDIITS; this is translated from the coding sequence TTGAAATATAATATAAAGCTTAAGTTTCAAGTTGATGGAATAGTCGAAAAAACTGACGTAATAGGTGCAATATTTGGCCAGACTGAAAACTTATTTGGGGATGAATTTGACCTTAGAGAACTTCAAGATAAAGGAAGACTTGGTAGAATAACGGTCGAGATATATCCAAAAGGTAATAAAGCGGATGGAGAAGTAATAATACCTTCTAATCTAGATAGAATAGAAACCGCACTAATAGCCTCAATGGTAGAAAGCGTAGAGAAAGTTGGTCCTTACAATTCCAAGTTTGAATTAGTAGAAGTAGAAGACATTAGAGCCGAGAAGCTGAAGAAGATAATTGATCGTGCTAAAGATATACTAACAGTATGGAACAGAGAGAAGAACTTAGATATAAAGGAAGTACTAAACGAGATAAGCTCCGCTGTAAAGGTAGGGGAAATTACCGAATTTGGCCCAGATAGGTTACCAGCTGGACCTGACGCCGATAAAGATCCCAACCTAATAATAGTTGAGGGAAGGGCTGACATAATAAACTTGTTAAGGTATGGATATAGAAACACAGTTGCTGTAGGTGGAGCTAACTCTCAAATACCAGACTCTTTAGTAACATTAAGTAAGAATAAGAGAGTGGTAATAGCTTTTTTAGACGGAGACCATGGAGGAGACTTGATTCTAAAGGAGCTAATTAGTCACAATGTAAAGGTTGATTATGTAGCCAGAGCTCCTGTAGGAAGAGAAGTAGAGGAACTCACCGGAAAAGAGATAGCCAAGGCATTGTCGAATATGGTTCCATTGCAACAATACCTAAAGAGACAGGAAAGCAGTAGTGCTACTCCTGTGTTACAAATAAGCGAGCCAGCTCAGGTTGCAGTTCAGACTGTAGTGCAACAAACAGTAGAAAAGAAGCCAGAACAGATTTCACTATCTATACCGCCTCAAATACTTGAGGAAATCAAGAAACTTCCAGGGACGCTGGAGGGCGTAATGTACAATGAAGCTTGGGAACCAATAGAGAAAGTCCAAGTTAGAGATATTATTCCAAAATTAGAGAGCTCCGAAGACGGTAAAGTATCATACATAATTTTTGATGGAGTAATAACCCAAAGACTTCTTGATTTGGCTAGCGACAAAAATGTGAAGCTTCTAGCTGGGGCTAGAATAGGTGGTGTGAACAAAAGACCAAAGAACGTAACTTTACTCACATTCTCCGATATAATCACCTCCTAA
- a CDS encoding tyrosine--tRNA ligase translates to MNPNERLSLITRNLEEVVTLDELKAKLETGNQLKGYIGFEPSGLFHIGWLIWAQKMKDLIDAGIKMNLLEATWHAWINDKLGGDLQLIKDAGKYAVDVLETFGVDMSKVDVVDAETLVNDKDYWKLVIKISKNTSLARMKRAMTIMGRKSEEAEIDTSKLIYPAMQVADIYYMDLDIALGGTDQRKAHMLARDLSEKMGTKKVISLHTPLLVGLQGGERMTVSGDEEDYMSSIKMSKSKPENAIFINDSPDAVESKIMAAYCPRGVVENNPILQINKFIIFPRFNSLKIEREQKYGGDIELTKYEELQMLFVEGKLHPMDLKKATARKLNEIIEPMRQRLNSRTDLQDIVNRITKNITR, encoded by the coding sequence ATGAACCCTAATGAAAGATTATCCTTGATTACAAGAAACCTAGAGGAGGTCGTCACTTTAGACGAATTAAAAGCTAAACTAGAAACAGGAAATCAACTAAAGGGATATATAGGATTTGAACCAAGCGGATTGTTCCATATCGGATGGCTAATATGGGCTCAGAAAATGAAAGATCTAATAGATGCTGGAATAAAAATGAACTTGCTGGAGGCTACTTGGCATGCATGGATAAACGATAAGCTTGGTGGAGACCTTCAGCTAATAAAGGACGCTGGAAAGTACGCCGTCGACGTACTTGAGACCTTTGGCGTTGATATGTCTAAGGTTGATGTTGTGGATGCAGAAACCTTAGTGAACGATAAGGATTATTGGAAACTAGTTATAAAGATTTCCAAAAATACTAGCCTAGCCAGGATGAAGAGAGCAATGACCATAATGGGGAGAAAGTCTGAGGAGGCTGAAATAGATACTTCCAAGCTAATTTATCCTGCCATGCAAGTTGCAGATATCTATTACATGGATTTGGACATTGCGTTAGGAGGTACAGACCAAAGGAAGGCTCACATGTTAGCTAGAGACTTATCAGAGAAAATGGGAACTAAGAAAGTGATATCCTTACATACTCCTCTATTAGTAGGCCTTCAAGGCGGTGAAAGGATGACCGTAAGTGGTGACGAAGAAGATTACATGTCTTCCATAAAGATGAGCAAATCTAAACCTGAGAACGCTATTTTCATTAATGATAGCCCTGATGCAGTTGAATCTAAAATTATGGCTGCCTACTGTCCCAGAGGGGTTGTAGAAAACAATCCTATTCTTCAAATTAACAAATTTATAATTTTCCCTAGATTTAATTCATTAAAAATAGAGAGAGAACAAAAATACGGAGGTGACATAGAGTTAACTAAATATGAAGAATTACAAATGTTATTTGTAGAAGGCAAACTGCATCCAATGGATTTAAAGAAGGCTACAGCAAGAAAATTAAATGAAATAATAGAGCCTATGAGACAAAGGCTCAATAGTAGAACCGATCTACAAGATATAGTAAACAGAATTACCAAAAATATAACCAGGTGA
- a CDS encoding 3'-5' exonuclease, producing MIKEFFVIDFSYENDPSPKAYMWTISKEGKRSLLIKDDFYPYFYVLPRSDSNLKEKILELSGKNYEIKDVSNDKKIYLGKELDVLKVACSLPTSIRYFRDVISKMGDVKGIFEADIRFSMRFSIDSRVPPFTWIEADVERIPNDGFIVDEVYRVKSLRPIDKEEVPSLRLLSFDINVNNKYGSINPRRDPLLSICIISNDSYKILESDGIDDSKIIKDFVSVVREEDPDIIGTLGSYQWNYIIQRASFRNIKLDVSRKEGADISTGTYGHYSSPGRLNVNIGKFVRNILGIDYEQHSDNIDIYSYFDVKRNQSAECPLQWNLLNKIMELGILMSRKFGMPMDQLFSASMYSALEWILVRKSVERNILVPNKKDADVRIDPKTNLTDPIIGLHDDVLGLFFNSLPPSILESYNISPETIDGSFDGKGFLPSVIPSIYSEVERELKERFGDRISKDLTATLANTITGYFSWSGSRWLCPQCGKNLDKLIMYTMKNYIEDLKRKGASVLFARGNTILVKGIDEFPYAINVKYNRVVIGDDFFIGIDKRGVADPISLAFPYGDWSEVAKRIYVRVTGKLLRESVDSALKDVRQEVMRIRRGDFDIKEMIIWRELDKEFSMYKQPYPLFVVAAMKAYKQGFVVNKGDKVGYVICEGGVRLSDKVEPFFSIKDKKRIDKEFYVDKQIIPIVMHVLKPLGIKEKDLKEGGFDISNYFRR from the coding sequence ATGATTAAAGAGTTTTTTGTAATAGATTTCTCTTACGAGAATGATCCATCTCCCAAGGCTTACATGTGGACGATATCAAAGGAAGGTAAAAGAAGTCTTCTGATAAAGGATGATTTTTACCCATACTTTTATGTGTTACCTAGATCTGATTCTAATTTAAAAGAAAAAATATTGGAATTATCTGGTAAAAATTACGAGATAAAAGATGTTTCTAATGATAAAAAGATCTATTTAGGAAAGGAATTGGACGTTCTTAAGGTAGCTTGTTCTCTTCCTACTTCAATAAGGTACTTTAGGGACGTAATATCTAAGATGGGGGACGTAAAGGGAATATTTGAAGCTGATATTCGTTTTTCCATGAGGTTTTCAATCGATTCCAGAGTTCCACCTTTTACATGGATAGAAGCTGACGTAGAACGGATTCCCAATGATGGGTTTATTGTGGACGAAGTTTATAGAGTCAAATCTCTGAGACCTATAGATAAAGAGGAGGTCCCATCGCTACGGCTTCTTTCCTTTGATATTAATGTTAATAATAAGTACGGTTCTATTAATCCCAGGAGGGACCCGTTATTATCCATTTGTATTATTTCAAATGATTCTTATAAGATTCTCGAAAGCGACGGCATAGACGATTCGAAGATAATAAAGGACTTCGTTTCCGTCGTTCGAGAAGAAGACCCAGATATAATTGGAACTCTAGGATCGTATCAATGGAATTATATAATACAGCGTGCTTCGTTTAGGAACATAAAGCTTGATGTATCTAGGAAAGAAGGAGCAGATATATCAACTGGTACTTATGGGCATTACTCCTCACCTGGTAGACTTAATGTTAATATAGGTAAATTTGTTCGTAATATCCTAGGCATAGATTATGAACAACATAGTGATAATATTGATATTTACTCTTATTTTGATGTAAAGAGAAATCAGTCTGCAGAGTGCCCCTTACAGTGGAATCTATTGAACAAGATTATGGAGCTGGGTATACTTATGTCTAGAAAGTTCGGTATGCCTATGGATCAATTGTTTTCCGCAAGCATGTATTCAGCTTTAGAATGGATTTTAGTAAGGAAGAGCGTAGAGAGAAATATCTTAGTGCCGAATAAGAAGGACGCAGATGTGAGGATAGACCCTAAGACCAATTTAACAGACCCTATAATTGGTCTTCATGACGACGTTTTGGGTCTCTTCTTTAACTCTTTGCCACCATCTATCTTAGAATCTTATAACATAAGTCCTGAAACCATTGATGGCAGTTTTGACGGTAAAGGATTTCTCCCGTCTGTAATACCATCCATTTATAGTGAGGTTGAGAGGGAGCTAAAAGAAAGATTTGGAGACAGAATATCAAAGGATTTAACAGCTACCTTAGCTAATACTATAACAGGGTATTTCTCTTGGTCTGGTTCAAGGTGGCTTTGTCCACAATGCGGGAAAAATTTGGACAAATTGATTATGTATACGATGAAGAACTACATAGAGGACTTAAAAAGAAAGGGTGCATCAGTTCTCTTTGCTAGAGGTAATACGATACTTGTGAAGGGTATAGACGAATTTCCATATGCTATAAATGTAAAATACAATAGGGTCGTTATTGGTGATGATTTCTTCATAGGGATAGATAAGCGTGGAGTTGCTGATCCTATCTCTTTAGCCTTTCCTTATGGAGATTGGTCTGAAGTGGCAAAAAGAATCTACGTGAGAGTTACGGGAAAGTTACTGAGGGAAAGCGTAGACTCGGCTCTGAAGGACGTTAGGCAGGAAGTGATGAGAATTAGAAGGGGAGACTTTGACATAAAGGAAATGATAATATGGAGGGAACTTGATAAAGAATTTTCCATGTACAAGCAGCCCTATCCACTTTTCGTTGTAGCAGCTATGAAGGCGTATAAGCAAGGATTCGTTGTAAACAAGGGAGATAAGGTAGGGTACGTAATATGCGAAGGAGGAGTAAGGTTGTCTGATAAGGTGGAACCATTTTTTTCAATTAAAGACAAGAAAAGGATAGATAAGGAGTTTTATGTAGATAAGCAGATAATACCAATAGTTATGCACGTTCTAAAGCCTTTAGGAATAAAAGAAAAAGATCTTAAAGAAGGAGGATTCGATATATCTAATTACTTTAGGAGGTGA